In the genome of Halictus rubicundus isolate RS-2024b chromosome 9, iyHalRubi1_principal, whole genome shotgun sequence, one region contains:
- the Taz gene encoding tafazzin, phospholipid-lysophospholipid transacylase isoform X2 — translation MLYDIKWIIPKLRTTGSLWNIASSITFVAVGIFSKIIIEWLNKTMVYNKHIMTRVLECRPKNIPLITVSNHYSCFDDPGIWASLDLRHLLSRRKMRWSLAAHDICFTKTWHSYFFMLGRCIPVIRGGGIYQEAMDFCMEKLASGDWLHIFPEGKVNMLKENMRLKWGVGRLIMESPVTPLVVPIYHLGMDQVLPNEPPYWLRFGNRVTINYGEPIDFSDLVDKLRASKASELETRKAITDRIQEELQRLKTVTEKLHEKL, via the exons ATGTTATACGACATCAAATGGATCATACCGAAGCTTCGAACTACGGGCAGCCTCTGGAACATCGCGAGCAGTATAACCTTCGTTGCAGTagggattttctcgaaaatcatTATAG AATGGCTAAACAAAACCATGGTGTACAACAAGCACATTATGACGCGAGTGCTAGAATGCCGGCCGAAAAATATTCCTCTGATCACCGTCTCGAATCATTACAGCTGCTTCGACGATCCAGGCATCTGGG CGTCCCTGGACCTGAGGCATCTGCTGAGTCGACGTAAGATGAGATGGTCGCTCGCCGCGCACGACATTTGTTTCACGAAAACCTGGCACTCCTACTTCTTCATGTTGGGCAGATGTATCCCCGTAATCAGAGGCGGCGGTATATATCAGGAAGCGATGGACTTCTGCATGGAGAAGCTGGCCTCCGGAGATTGGCTGCACATTTTCCCCGAGGGGAAAGTCAACATGCTCAAAGAGAACATGAG ATTAAAATGGGGCGTGGGAAGGTTAATAATGGAATCACCTGTTACACCCCTAGTGGTTCCAATCTATCATCTTGGCATGGACCAAGTTCTTCCAAACGAGCCGCCATACTGGTTAAGGTTTGGGAATAGGGTCACTATAAACTATGGCGAGCCCATAGATTTCAGCGACCTGGTAGATAAATTGCGAGCATCGAAAGCAAGCGAGCTAGAAACTAGGAAAGCGATCACGGATCGAATTCAAGAGGAGCTTCAAAG ATTGAAGACGGTAACCGAAAAGCTTCATGAGAAGTTATGA
- the Taz gene encoding tafazzin, phospholipid-lysophospholipid transacylase isoform X1: protein MLYDIKWIIPKLRTTGSLWNIASSITFVAVGIFSKIIIGRILLPPNEGHRKSVVGPCWPLKWLNKTMVYNKHIMTRVLECRPKNIPLITVSNHYSCFDDPGIWASLDLRHLLSRRKMRWSLAAHDICFTKTWHSYFFMLGRCIPVIRGGGIYQEAMDFCMEKLASGDWLHIFPEGKVNMLKENMRLKWGVGRLIMESPVTPLVVPIYHLGMDQVLPNEPPYWLRFGNRVTINYGEPIDFSDLVDKLRASKASELETRKAITDRIQEELQRLKTVTEKLHEKL from the exons ATGTTATACGACATCAAATGGATCATACCGAAGCTTCGAACTACGGGCAGCCTCTGGAACATCGCGAGCAGTATAACCTTCGTTGCAGTagggattttctcgaaaatcatTATAG GTAGAATTCTGTTACCGCCCAACGAAGGGCACAGGAAATCGGTCGTTGGCCCTTGCTGGCCTCTCA AATGGCTAAACAAAACCATGGTGTACAACAAGCACATTATGACGCGAGTGCTAGAATGCCGGCCGAAAAATATTCCTCTGATCACCGTCTCGAATCATTACAGCTGCTTCGACGATCCAGGCATCTGGG CGTCCCTGGACCTGAGGCATCTGCTGAGTCGACGTAAGATGAGATGGTCGCTCGCCGCGCACGACATTTGTTTCACGAAAACCTGGCACTCCTACTTCTTCATGTTGGGCAGATGTATCCCCGTAATCAGAGGCGGCGGTATATATCAGGAAGCGATGGACTTCTGCATGGAGAAGCTGGCCTCCGGAGATTGGCTGCACATTTTCCCCGAGGGGAAAGTCAACATGCTCAAAGAGAACATGAG ATTAAAATGGGGCGTGGGAAGGTTAATAATGGAATCACCTGTTACACCCCTAGTGGTTCCAATCTATCATCTTGGCATGGACCAAGTTCTTCCAAACGAGCCGCCATACTGGTTAAGGTTTGGGAATAGGGTCACTATAAACTATGGCGAGCCCATAGATTTCAGCGACCTGGTAGATAAATTGCGAGCATCGAAAGCAAGCGAGCTAGAAACTAGGAAAGCGATCACGGATCGAATTCAAGAGGAGCTTCAAAG ATTGAAGACGGTAACCGAAAAGCTTCATGAGAAGTTATGA